One segment of Belonocnema kinseyi isolate 2016_QV_RU_SX_M_011 chromosome 7, B_treatae_v1, whole genome shotgun sequence DNA contains the following:
- the LOC117177287 gene encoding uncharacterized protein LOC117177287 — MSEDETQNYGEAEDEELAALRKLKNKLLTEVSQLRDKLKEQERKHELEEYASVCSSQNESVTKPLAKNNIRLIEVSQRILGVSFEDVNKNWLRDNIYEYKATIVTKALRLSFELTVDSKDEETFEIIDVACHFLESDVDTCYFNEIAPWVEMFTKMKNFSYLITAISNYSDQSILRAKILSKLQKKQYVTLENCTEETGGVTIFVHSSRNTDRVHLKFQWATRFLERTWRIEHYFTIVPAIEGSRFIEVNRELLNKFCRKSLGKSELEQLWNELCNAIDEEDEEMIP, encoded by the exons atgtctgaagaCGAAACTCAGAATTATGGGGAAGCAGAAGACGAAGAGCTGGCTGctttgaggaaattaaaaaataaacttttgaccgAAGTTTCGCAACTGAGAGATAAACTGAAAGAACAAGAACGAAAACATGAACTTga aGAGTATGCCAGTGTATGTAGTTCACAAAACGAGAGTGTTACCAAACCTTTGGCGAAAAATAATATCAGATTGATTGAAGTTTCTCAGCGAATTCTCGGCGTTTCATTTGAAGACGTGAATAAAAATTGGCTTCGAGATAATATTTACGAATACAAAGCTACCATTGTCACAAAAGCTTTGCGTCTTAGTTTCGAATTAACTGTGGATTCTAAG gacGAGGAGACTTTCGAAATCATTGATGTAGCTTGCCATTTTCTCGAAAGCGATGTAGATACCTGTTACTTCAATGAAATAGCACCGTGGGTAGAAAtgttcacgaaaatgaaaaacttttcgtACCTAATaacag CCATATCAAACTATAGCGATCAAAGTATTCTGCGTGCAAAGATTTTGTCCAAGTTGCAGAAAAAACAGTATGTGACTTTAGAAAACTGTACAGAAGAAACAGGTGGAGTCACAATTTTCGTGCATTCTTCCAGAAATACTGATCGGGTTCACCTCAAATTCCAGTGGGCCACTCGTTTTTTAGAAAGAACTTGGCGAATCGAACATTACTTTACTATCGTACCCGCAATTGAGG gaTCTAGGTTTATTGAAGTCAACAGAGAATTGCTGAACAAGTTTTGTCGGAAAAGCTTGGGAAAAAGTGAACTCGAACAACTTTGGAACGAATTATGCAATGCCATTGACGAGGAAGATGAAGAGATGATACCATAA
- the LOC117177288 gene encoding probable 28S ribosomal protein S16, mitochondrial, producing the protein MPRTPLHLASGTGVVLRDYTAKAIRFVRYGCTNRPFYHIVVMERRQEQKKPPIEQLGTYDALPNKFDEKLVSFNFERIMYWIGQGAHVSRPVIELLGISGFYPIHPRTYIKAWRNRKAHEEAAAKEAEDEKIKAEAS; encoded by the exons atgccgCGAACACCGCTTCATCTAGCTTCTGGAACTGGAGTTGTTTTAAGAGATTATACAGCAAAAGCTATCAGATTTGTCAGATATGGTTGCACGAATCGACCTTTTTATCACATTGTGGTTATGGAG agaagaCAAGAGCAAAAAAAACCACCAATCGAACAACTAGGAACCTATGATGCACTTCCAAACAAATTTGACGAGAAATTGGTGTCCTTCAATTTTGAGAGAATAATGTACTGGATAGGTCAGGGTGCTCACGTTTCAAGACCAGTTATTGAATTACTCGGAATTTCCGGATTTTATCCCATTCATCCAAGGACTTACATCAAAGCGTGGAGAAATCGAAAAGCTCACGAAGAAGCTGCTGCAAAAGAAGCAgaggatgaaaaaataaaagccGAAGCATCTTAG